TCGGTTCATCCAACACCTTTTTCTAAAAAATATTAGCAAAATTCATGTTCTATATACATTTAATACAAAGCAAAAAGAATTCCTCAAAGTTATATGTTGGATCTACAAACAACCTAAAATGGCGTTTGAGTGAACACAATAACAAAAAAGTATGCTCAACACTAAAACATTCACCATGGAAATTAATTTACTCTGAAGCTTTTTTGTCAGAAAAAGACGCTAGGTTAAAAGAACAGAAATTAAAACATCATGATAAAGGCAAGCCGGAATTAAAAAAGAGACTTAGTAATAGCTTAGAAAAAAGTGCTGGATAAAAAAATTGCAATTTTATACTGTGGCTCAAATACATCAATTAACGCTGGCCAATTTAACGCTTTAGTTAAAAAAACGCCCGAGCTTAATATTATGGCTGACGTTGATCCAATTTTTGTATGGTCAAAGCCAATATTGGATATCACCGCGGCTGACTGGCAAGTGTTGGCAAGTAAAATTTATTCGATACGTGACAACTACGATGGCTT
Above is a genomic segment from Candidatus Buchananbacteria bacterium CG10_big_fil_rev_8_21_14_0_10_42_9 containing:
- a CDS encoding excinuclease ABC subunit C — its product is MFYIHLIQSKKNSSKLYVGSTNNLKWRLSEHNNKKVCSTLKHSPWKLIYSEAFLSEKDARLKEQKLKHHDKGKPELKKRLSNSLEKSAG